One window of Quercus robur chromosome 12, dhQueRobu3.1, whole genome shotgun sequence genomic DNA carries:
- the LOC126709191 gene encoding uncharacterized protein LOC126709191: MGEFSIQISSDLLNRLSDDTEKFKKKTKKSKAKVPREPRQPSAKVNQKQISDESETFMGAATTGWPLQSPLFVPVNTPAQSAYTELDAIRSVLQDGERVLDRLQKEENMAQEVTQRAKDLRDKEFNLPYQKPMPCLAENNAWLECYNKHAKDILKCSPLVKSFEDCIRQAR, translated from the coding sequence ATGGGTGAGTTTTCAATTCAGATTAGCAGCGACCTTCTTAATCGGCTTTCTGATGACACCGAAAAGTTCaagaagaaaactaaaaaatctaAAGCCAAGGTACCACGAGAGCCTAGACAGCCCTCAGCTAAGGTAaatcagaagcagatttctgatgAATCTGAAACATTTATGGGGGCTGCTACTACAGGATGGCCACTGCAGTCTCCTTTATTTGTACCTGTAAATACCCCTGCACAATCTGCCTACACAGAGTTGGATGCTATTCGATCTGTCCTTCAAGATGGTGAGAGGGTTCTGGACAGGTTACAGAAGGAGGAAAATATGGCACAGGAAGTAACACAAAGAGCAAAGGATCTCCGAGATAAGGAGTTCAACCTTCCATACCAGAAGCCTATGCCTTGCTTGGCTGAGAATAATGCTTGGTTGGAATGCTACAATAAACATGCAAAAGACATCCTGAAATGTTCTCCTCTAGTTAAAAGCTTCGAAGATTGTATTCGCCAAGCTAGGTAG
- the LOC126709112 gene encoding uncharacterized protein LOC126709112, with the protein MVRGRDACWEHCVLVDATRQKVRCNYCQREFSGGVYRMKFHLAQIKNKDIVPCTEVPADVRDHIQSILSTPKKHKTSKKRKVDQAAAANGQQNSSSGSGGFHPNHGSSGQNGSTCPSLLFPPPSPSGQPAVDDAQKQKKDVADKRIAVFFFHNSIPLSAAKSMYYQEMVNAIAECGVGYNAPSYEKLRSTLLEKVKGDIHDCYKKYRDEWKETGCTILCDSWSDGRTKSIIVFSVTCPKGTLFLKSVDVSGHEDDGSYLFELLECVLLEVGVENVVQVITNTPDSYFNAGRRLMGKYSSLFWSPCASYCIDKMLEDIAKQERVATVLEEAKSITRYIYSNAWALSMMRKFTGERELFRPRITRFVTNFLTLRSIVIQEDNLKHMFSQKEWLSSICSKRPDAQAVRSLLYLDRFWKYAHEAVRISEPLVKILRIVDGDMPAMGYIYEGIERAKVEVKAYYKGSEENYMPIWNIIDERWNMQLHSSLHAAAAFLNPSIFYNPYFKIDLSIRNGFQEAMLKMATMDSDKMEITKEHPIYINAQGALGTDFAIMGRTLNAPGDWWAGYGYEIPTLQRAAIRILSQPCSSHWCRWNWSTFESMHTKTRNRMELEKFNDLVFVHCNLWLQAVCQNRDGKCKPIIFDEIDVSSEWPTESESSAPLLDDSWLDNMPLECRGTP; encoded by the exons ATGGTTCGGGGAAGAGATGCCTGTTGGGAACATTGCGTGCTTGTTGATGCAACCAGACAGAAGGTTAGGTGTAATTATTGTCAGCGGGAGTTCAGTGGGGGCGTATACAGGATGAAGTTTCACTTAGCTCAAATAAAGAACAAAGATATAGTCCCCTGTACTGAAGTACCGGCTGACGTGCGGGACCATATCCAAAGTATATTAAGCACTCCCAAGAAACATAAgacttccaagaaaagaaaggtgGATCAGGCAGCGGCAGCCAATGGTCAACAAAATAGCTCTTCTGGTAGTGGCGGCTTCCATCCTAACCATGGATCTAGTGGACAGAATGGAAGCACCTGCCCATCTTTGTTATTTCCACCCCCTTCACCGAGTGGACAGCCTGCAGTAGATGATgctcaaaagcaaaaaaaggaTGTTGCCGACAAAAGAATTGCTGTTTTTTTCTTCCACAATTCTATTCCTCTCAGTGCTGCTAAATCCATGTATTATCAGGAAATGGTAAATGCTATAGCAGAGTGTGGGGTTGGCTACAATGCCCCAAGTTATGAAAAATTGAGATCTACTCTTTTGGAGAAAGTGAAAGGTGATATACATGACTGTTACAAGAAATATAGAGATGAGTGGAAAGAAACAGGCTGTACAATCTTGTGTGATAGCTGGTCTGATGGTAGAACTAAATCaattatagtattttcagttaCATGTCCCAAGGGGACACTTTTTTTGAAGTCAGTTGATGTATCAGGTCATGAAGATGATGGTTCTTACTTGTTCGAGTTACTAGAGTGTGTTCTTCTGGAAGTTGGTGTGGAAAATGTTGTTCAAGTTATAACAAATACCCCAGACAGTTATTTTAATGCAGGAAGACGTCTTATGGGCAAATACAGTTCATTGTTTTGGTCTCCCTGTGCTTCTTACTGTATAGATAAGATGTTGGAAGACATTGCTAAACAAGAGAGGGTGGCTACAGTCTTGGAGGAGGCAAAGAGCATCACAAGGTACATATATAGTAATGCATGGGCATTGAGTATGATGAGAAAATTCACTGGTGAAAGGGAGTTGTTTAGGCCAAGAATTACTAGATTTGTGACTAATTTCCTCACATTGAGGTCCATTGTTATTCAGGAGGACAATTTGAAGCACATGTTTTCTCAAAAAGAGTGGTTGTCCTCCATTTGTAGTAAACGTCCTGATGCACAAGCTGTGAGGTCGTTGCTGTATTTAGATAGATTTTGGAAGTATGCACATGAAGCTGTAAGAATTTCTGAACCACTAGTTAAAATTTTACGTATTGTTGATGGGGACATGCCTGCTATGGGCTATATATATGAAGGAATAGAGAGGGCAAAGGTAGAGGTCAAGGCATATTATAAGGGAAGTGAAGAGAACTACATGCCAATTTGGAATATAATTGATGAGAGATGGAATATGCAGCTTCACTCGTCCTTACATGCTGCAGCAGCTTTCCTTAACCCTTCCATTTTCTACAACCCATATTTTAAGATTGATTTAAGTATAAGGAATGGGTTTCAAGAAGCGATGTTAAAGATGGCTACAATGGATAGCGATAAAATGGAGATCACTAAAGAACATCCTATATACATCAATGCACAAGGTGCTCTTGGGACTGATTTTGCTATCATGGGAAGGACACTGAATGCCCCAG GTGATTGGTGGGCCGGATATGGTTATGAGATCCCGACGCTCCAGAGAGCTGCAATACGGATACTGAGCCAACCTTGCAGTTCCCATTGGTGTAGATGGAACTGGAGCACTTTTGAGAGCATGCATACCAAGACACGGAACAGAATGGAGCTGGAAAAATTCAATGATTTGGTTTTTGTGCACTGCAATCTTTGGTTACAAGCCGTCTGTCAAAATAGGGATGGAAAATGTAAACCCATTATATTTGACGAAATAGATGTTAGTTCTGAATGGCCCACTGAGTCGGAATCCTCAGCTCCACTTTTGGATGATTCATGGCTGGACAATATGCCCCTTGAATGCAGGGGTACCCCTTGA